DNA from Hominilimicola fabiformis:
AATTTTTTTTAATATACTATCATTTAAATCATCTGCTTTAATACCAAATCTAGAAAATGGATGGCATGGGTTGATAGCATATTTTTCTACTTCGGAATATTCTGGATTTATGCGAATTCCCTGTTTAACATGACCTAAGATACAGTCTTGTGAAAACAAACTAAATTGATTTAATGAATTGAATATGAGATAATCACTGTAATCTATGATTTGATTTATGTCATTTCTTTTGTAGGCTGGCGAATAGGTATGCACAGGTTTTTTAAGCAAATCATGAGCAAGTTGTGCTTCCCAAAGACTACTTGCACTAACACCATCAAAGAAATCTATAAACATTGGAACGATTTTATCATTAGAAAAGCCTTTTAGCGCAAAGAGAATTTTTATATTAGTTTTCTTTTTTAGAAGTGATAGAATACTGATATTATTTTTTATTTTGTCTAGATCAATAATGTGGCACGGGGTTTCTAAATAATCCATATTTAAAAAAAACATTATAACATATCCTTTCTTATGGAGGTAAACTTATGACTAAACTTTTAAATTATAATAGCTTGTTAGGTTTAAACGCTGACGAAATATATACATATTTACTAATACATGAACAAATTTTTGACGATATTGATTTGCATTCTATTTCTTTAAAGAATTGTGTATTAGAGAAATGTACCTTTGAGAAAACGATTCTTGCAAATAGTGATTTAGACAGTTCTCAAATTTCTGATAGTATATTTTCTAATTTATCATTTCAGAATTCAGATATTGTATCATGCAATTTTGAAAATTGCACTTTTAAAAAAATAAGCTTTAAAGGCTCTAGCTTTTCAAACAATACGTTTTCTAATTGTAAGTTTTTGTCATGTGATTTTAATCATGTAGATATGCACAATTCAACATTTTTAAATTGTGTAATTGAACACATGAATGTACGTCAATGTTCTACATCTCTCAATAATTTTATTGAATGCACATTTATTCAGTCAAAAATAAACGGTAATTTCTTTTTTAATATTTTGATGAATTGCATCTATAAAGATACAGAGATAGATATATCTCTTGTATCATCTAACTTTGGCATTAGACAAGCAAGCCTAGATCAACTTAATTTTTCATTATATAATTTACAAGATTTACAGGATAAACTTGTTAGAAATAATGATTTATTTGGAGCCGCTGTTATAGAATTAAACACAAACGATTGCTCATATGATTATTCTATGCTTGTATGTTTGCAAGCTACATTTAAGCAGATTGAAAACAATATCATTATTAGGTCTGAAGAGCTTCGATTTATTGAGCTTTTATTAGATTATTTTGTTGCTGAGGATTTATTAGCTCCAATTACAATCATTCAGTTATTGTCATTGGTAGAAAAAATACTGAATAGTAATATAAATAATATAGCTAAAAGTAAATCAACTCTCTATTTGAATTATATATATAATGTGTTGTTTAAAGCTTATCAGCAATTTGTGTCAGATTTACACAATACATTATCCGAAATGGCAAATGACAAATTACCAGTTACTATAAAACTTACTTTTGAAAATGAGCCAAATGTAGAAATGTGTGCTATACTAACAGATTTTCAAAAGCAGTTAAATATTGATTCTCCCGCTCCTGTTAGAATAAAAACTGAAAAAGGCTCTTTTATAGACTGGATACAGACTCATGACGAAATATTGAAGTGTTTGCAGATAATTATTTCTATAATAGGTCTTGCAATAAAATTGAAACCTTCTTCAAAAAAAATATCAAGTAAGTCTTCTTCCAATAACGAAGCGCACAAAAGTGAAAAAAGTAATATCTCTCAAGATAATAGTTCCAATAATAGCAATATTTTTTCTTCAAATGGCGATGTACTGGTTCAACTTCCTGGATCAATAATACGTCAAATTAATCAAGTACAAACGGAGCAAGCAATATCTAATGCTGTCAATGTTTTTGTTATTAATAATATGACTATTAATAATAATTATCATGGAATTAATAAATATAATATTAAAAATGTAGAATGCTTTTATGGATAATTGTTTTTTAAATATTGTAAAACCTTATTAATGCTTGTTATTAATAAAGTTTTATCTAGAGTCAAATTAACTCTAAAACAAAAACCAAGTTCTTGATAAAAGCCTTCCAAATATCCGGGTAATAAAGAGACATGTGTACATGTGATAAGTCTTTTAATAAAATTAAAACGTATAGATTCTTTAAAAGGTACCATTGGATAAAATATGCTCATATATTGCCCTATATTATGTGAAAAGGAAATCTGCCCATCATATTTATTTAATAAAGTTACTATGGATTGCTTAATACTATCTGTATAATCCAAATGCATTTTCAGACAGTTATCATAATTTTCAGAAATAAAATG
Protein-coding regions in this window:
- a CDS encoding pentapeptide repeat-containing protein, whose product is MTKLLNYNSLLGLNADEIYTYLLIHEQIFDDIDLHSISLKNCVLEKCTFEKTILANSDLDSSQISDSIFSNLSFQNSDIVSCNFENCTFKKISFKGSSFSNNTFSNCKFLSCDFNHVDMHNSTFLNCVIEHMNVRQCSTSLNNFIECTFIQSKINGNFFFNILMNCIYKDTEIDISLVSSNFGIRQASLDQLNFSLYNLQDLQDKLVRNNDLFGAAVIELNTNDCSYDYSMLVCLQATFKQIENNIIIRSEELRFIELLLDYFVAEDLLAPITIIQLLSLVEKILNSNINNIAKSKSTLYLNYIYNVLFKAYQQFVSDLHNTLSEMANDKLPVTIKLTFENEPNVEMCAILTDFQKQLNIDSPAPVRIKTEKGSFIDWIQTHDEILKCLQIIISIIGLAIKLKPSSKKISSKSSSNNEAHKSEKSNISQDNSSNNSNIFSSNGDVLVQLPGSIIRQINQVQTEQAISNAVNVFVINNMTINNNYHGINKYNIKNVECFYG